The Macrobrachium rosenbergii isolate ZJJX-2024 chromosome 46, ASM4041242v1, whole genome shotgun sequence genome has a window encoding:
- the LOC136830357 gene encoding uncharacterized protein isoform X1 translates to MAGPETHAAAVASAEDPTMLLYLTVVVGATVAVLVWLFRRGRHEGAGLAGGQGGAEKQTGDKKSTGDNAASKKGMTKGSKKKVSQDWKKVPPPASYTHPELITSLKGHTGNITSGSYSANGKHFISAADAGSGRRFDPGGRGAGKAEFYPRQYTLEDCLISSSVSEGSSSVEELDTSSVSSSSQVATSNAPSDTEDILTSSSNGKMSRRQRKNKNKKFKNTSSCFSASKMVSQSTKELFSSIGRTEEEVYNLLLPLCSVVEERVLNGYPYVTNQGVHIFKTSGYSTLAAALNGCELVNAELNRMQHFDVQKKVDVDGASSDYSEPESVEDLSTGDGFHEDCQDTSSGVSSDCKENEGDGEGAYSSDMNMNYCRTLLIETSASKESKREVEKCISGDQSVEKCKRCRQNFIIGNNGMKPCEYHPKKLVLRRDGRLHYQCCNRMKGVEGCTRASFHVYHNLRSGLNGPLEGYVSSKEGRPRVIGIDCEMVFTTKGFELARVTLVSVSGKVLLDSYVKPEGAVFDYNTQFSGITASHIEAAPPFHEVREKILSCVSSSSILVGHSLEGDLSAIRLVHRNVIDTSLIFKGPQTSQPCGPIPHKQSLKSLAKRHLGRDIQRGGSKGHDSLEDATAALDLVLRHLKESRCGDALQSLKVAPLPLALKNM, encoded by the exons ATGGCGGGACCGGAGACACATGCCGCCGCCGTCGCCTCCGCCGAAGACCCCACGATGCTGCTGTACCTCACGGTCGTGGTGGGCGCCACCGTCGCCGTCCTCGTCTGGCTCTTCAGGAGGGGCAGGCATGAAGGAGCAGGACTCGCAGGAGGGCAGGGCGGCGCCGAAAAGCAAACAG GTGACAAGAAATCGACAGGAGATAACGCGGCATCGAAGAAGGGAATGACAAAAGGTTCCAAAAAGAAAGTGAGTCAAGATTGGAAGAAAGTTCCCCCGCCTGCCAGTTACACCCACCCGGAGTTGATCACGTCGTTGAAAGGCCACACTGGCAACATTACGAGCGGCAGCTATTCTGCTAACGGCAAGCACTTCATCTCCGCTGCGGACG CTGGCAGTGGCAGACGATTTGATCCGGGTGGCAGAGGTGCCGGCAAGGCCGAGTTCTATCCGCGGCAGTATACCCTAGAGGACTGCCTCATCAGCTCGAGTGTTTCCGAGGGGAGCAGCAGCGTGGAGGAGCTCGACACTTCCTCCGTCAGCAGCAGCAGTCAGGTGGCAACGAGCAATGCGCCTTCGGACACGGAGGACATTCTGACGTCGTCGAGTAATGGTAAAATGTCAAGGAGACAGcgcaaaaataagaacaaaaaattcaAGAACACGTCCAGTTGCTTCTCCGCGTCGAAGATGGTGAGTCAAAGCACCAAGGAGCTCTTCAGCAGCATCGGCAGGACGGAAGAGGAGGTCtacaacctcctcctccccctctgcTCGGTCGTCGAGGAGAGGGTCCTGAACGGCTACCCGTACGTCACTAACCAGGGCGTCCACATCTTCAAGACGAGCGGCTACTCGACCCTGGCAGCCGCGCTCAACGGTTGTGAGCTCGTCAACGCGGAGCTGAATCGCATGCAGCACTTCGACGTGCAGAAGAAGGTGGACGTTGACGGGGCAAGCTCCGATTATTCTGAGCCAGAATCTGTGGAGGATCTCAGCACAGGCGACGGGTTTCACGAGGACTGCCAAGACACGTCTTCGGGAGTGAGCTCCGATTGCAAGGAGAACGAGGGTGACGGCGAGGGGGCGTACAGCAGTGACATGAACATGAACTATTGCCGCACACTCTTGATAGAGACCAGCGCAAGCAAAGAGTCGAAAAGAGAAGTAGAAAAGTGTATTTCTGGGGATCAGAGTGTGGAGAAATGTAAAAGATGTAGACAGAATTTCATTATTGGCAATAATGGAATGAAGCCTTGTGAATATCACCCAAAGAAACTAGTGTTAAGGAGAGATGGTAGACTCCATTATCAATGTTGCAATAGGATGAAAGGGGTGGAGGGGTGCACGAGGGCTAGTTTTCACGTTTACCATAACTTGAGATCTGGGTTGAACGGGCCTTTGGAAGGGTACGTCTCTAGTAAGGAAGGAAGACCACGGGTGATAGGAATAGATTGCGAGATGGTCTTCACCACTAAAGGTTTCGAGTTAGCCAGGGTAACGTTGGTTAGCGTCAGCGGGAAAGTCCTGTTAGATTCGTACGTTAAACCCGAAGGCGCAGTATTTGACTACAATACTCAGTTTTCGGGGATAACTGCCAGTCACATAGAGGCCGCACCCCCCTTCCACGAAGTCCGGGAGAAAATATTGAGTTGCGTGTCTTCCAGTTCGATTCTCGTTGGCCATAGTTTAGAGGGCGATCTGTCTGCGATCAGGTTGGTCCACCGAAACGTCATCGACACCTCCCTGATCTTCAAGGGTCCACAGACCTCGCAGCCTTGTGGACCCATCCCACACAAGCAGTCCCTGAAGTCCCTGGCGAAGAGACACCTGGGCCGCGACATACAGAGAGGCGGCAGCAAAGGGCACGACAGCCTGGAGGATGCCACGGCCGCCTTAGACTTAGTACTCAGACACTTGAAAGAATCTCGTTGCGGCGACGCCTTGCAGTCGCTGAAGGTAGCCCCTTTACCGCTAGCACTCAAGAATATGTGA
- the LOC136830357 gene encoding uncharacterized protein isoform X2 translates to MTKGSKKKVSQDWKKVPPPASYTHPELITSLKGHTGNITSGSYSANGKHFISAADAGSGRRFDPGGRGAGKAEFYPRQYTLEDCLISSSVSEGSSSVEELDTSSVSSSSQVATSNAPSDTEDILTSSSNGKMSRRQRKNKNKKFKNTSSCFSASKMVSQSTKELFSSIGRTEEEVYNLLLPLCSVVEERVLNGYPYVTNQGVHIFKTSGYSTLAAALNGCELVNAELNRMQHFDVQKKVDVDGASSDYSEPESVEDLSTGDGFHEDCQDTSSGVSSDCKENEGDGEGAYSSDMNMNYCRTLLIETSASKESKREVEKCISGDQSVEKCKRCRQNFIIGNNGMKPCEYHPKKLVLRRDGRLHYQCCNRMKGVEGCTRASFHVYHNLRSGLNGPLEGYVSSKEGRPRVIGIDCEMVFTTKGFELARVTLVSVSGKVLLDSYVKPEGAVFDYNTQFSGITASHIEAAPPFHEVREKILSCVSSSSILVGHSLEGDLSAIRLVHRNVIDTSLIFKGPQTSQPCGPIPHKQSLKSLAKRHLGRDIQRGGSKGHDSLEDATAALDLVLRHLKESRCGDALQSLKVAPLPLALKNM, encoded by the exons ATGACAAAAGGTTCCAAAAAGAAAGTGAGTCAAGATTGGAAGAAAGTTCCCCCGCCTGCCAGTTACACCCACCCGGAGTTGATCACGTCGTTGAAAGGCCACACTGGCAACATTACGAGCGGCAGCTATTCTGCTAACGGCAAGCACTTCATCTCCGCTGCGGACG CTGGCAGTGGCAGACGATTTGATCCGGGTGGCAGAGGTGCCGGCAAGGCCGAGTTCTATCCGCGGCAGTATACCCTAGAGGACTGCCTCATCAGCTCGAGTGTTTCCGAGGGGAGCAGCAGCGTGGAGGAGCTCGACACTTCCTCCGTCAGCAGCAGCAGTCAGGTGGCAACGAGCAATGCGCCTTCGGACACGGAGGACATTCTGACGTCGTCGAGTAATGGTAAAATGTCAAGGAGACAGcgcaaaaataagaacaaaaaattcaAGAACACGTCCAGTTGCTTCTCCGCGTCGAAGATGGTGAGTCAAAGCACCAAGGAGCTCTTCAGCAGCATCGGCAGGACGGAAGAGGAGGTCtacaacctcctcctccccctctgcTCGGTCGTCGAGGAGAGGGTCCTGAACGGCTACCCGTACGTCACTAACCAGGGCGTCCACATCTTCAAGACGAGCGGCTACTCGACCCTGGCAGCCGCGCTCAACGGTTGTGAGCTCGTCAACGCGGAGCTGAATCGCATGCAGCACTTCGACGTGCAGAAGAAGGTGGACGTTGACGGGGCAAGCTCCGATTATTCTGAGCCAGAATCTGTGGAGGATCTCAGCACAGGCGACGGGTTTCACGAGGACTGCCAAGACACGTCTTCGGGAGTGAGCTCCGATTGCAAGGAGAACGAGGGTGACGGCGAGGGGGCGTACAGCAGTGACATGAACATGAACTATTGCCGCACACTCTTGATAGAGACCAGCGCAAGCAAAGAGTCGAAAAGAGAAGTAGAAAAGTGTATTTCTGGGGATCAGAGTGTGGAGAAATGTAAAAGATGTAGACAGAATTTCATTATTGGCAATAATGGAATGAAGCCTTGTGAATATCACCCAAAGAAACTAGTGTTAAGGAGAGATGGTAGACTCCATTATCAATGTTGCAATAGGATGAAAGGGGTGGAGGGGTGCACGAGGGCTAGTTTTCACGTTTACCATAACTTGAGATCTGGGTTGAACGGGCCTTTGGAAGGGTACGTCTCTAGTAAGGAAGGAAGACCACGGGTGATAGGAATAGATTGCGAGATGGTCTTCACCACTAAAGGTTTCGAGTTAGCCAGGGTAACGTTGGTTAGCGTCAGCGGGAAAGTCCTGTTAGATTCGTACGTTAAACCCGAAGGCGCAGTATTTGACTACAATACTCAGTTTTCGGGGATAACTGCCAGTCACATAGAGGCCGCACCCCCCTTCCACGAAGTCCGGGAGAAAATATTGAGTTGCGTGTCTTCCAGTTCGATTCTCGTTGGCCATAGTTTAGAGGGCGATCTGTCTGCGATCAGGTTGGTCCACCGAAACGTCATCGACACCTCCCTGATCTTCAAGGGTCCACAGACCTCGCAGCCTTGTGGACCCATCCCACACAAGCAGTCCCTGAAGTCCCTGGCGAAGAGACACCTGGGCCGCGACATACAGAGAGGCGGCAGCAAAGGGCACGACAGCCTGGAGGATGCCACGGCCGCCTTAGACTTAGTACTCAGACACTTGAAAGAATCTCGTTGCGGCGACGCCTTGCAGTCGCTGAAGGTAGCCCCTTTACCGCTAGCACTCAAGAATATGTGA